A stretch of the Aphis gossypii isolate Hap1 chromosome 2, ASM2018417v2, whole genome shotgun sequence genome encodes the following:
- the LOC114132113 gene encoding b(0,+)-type amino acid transporter 1-like, with product MTSIPKNVKLRRELGLFSAVCLIISVMLGSGIFVSPANALKNTGSVGMCLVIWASCGLLSLLGAMSYAELGTVVNKSGGEFSFYQSAFADMHKFWGPLPSFIYSWVSIMYVRPAEVAIIILTFSEYFIRPFSILTDMTPESEHTVKKTVSILALGIITFINYTSVKCFIKIQNVFTICKVTACIFVIVGGIYQLYLGNTKNLMTGFEGTTLSIDTLPIAFYSGLWAYDGWTATTVVSEEIKNPQRNILLSILLAVPFVTMIYVLMNVSYLTVLSVAEMTSVQAVAVEFGTRALGSFSFIIPLGVAMATFGCALSVQFGITRLCFAASREGQMLEVFSYVSVKKLTPAPAVVLQGLLTLICLLCGDIVVLIEFASFLVWMFYGISMAALIVMRYTKRDVKRPFKVPIVIPIFVLIVSTVLFITPILSDPKPQFLIGLVFILSAFLIYIPFVYLKKRLSIVDDFTKFIQYLMVVVPPEKDEGEAEENHTVEGDEGETEAPMIAAVV from the exons atgacatcGATACCGAAAAACGTAAAATTACGCCGAGAACTAGGCCTATTCAGTGCCGTCTGTCTCATTATCAGCGTAATGTTGG gATCAGGAATATTTGTGTCTCCGGCCAATGCGTTAAAGAACACAGGTTCTGTGGGCATGTGTCTGGTCATTTGGGCATCTTGCGGGCTGTTATCGCTTttgg gtGCCATGTCGTACGCTGAACTTGGCACGGTGGTCAATAAGTCGGGAGGTGAGTTCAGTTTCTATCAGTCTGCATTCGCTGACATGCATAAGTTCTGGGGACCTCTACCGAGTTTTATATACTCTTGGGTGAGCATCATGTACGTTCGTCCAGCCGAGGTGGCCATCATTATTTTGACGTTCTCTGAATACTTCATCCGGCCGTTCAGCATTCTGACTGACATGACGCCCGAATCCGAACACACAGTAAAAAAGACTGTCAGCATACTTGCACTCG GTATCATAACTTTTATCAACTACACTAGTGTCAAGTGTTTcataaaaatccaaaatgtGTTCACTATATGTAAAGTTACTGCCTGCATATTTGTTATAGTAGGTGGAATATATCAACTTTATCTAG GAAATACTAAGAATTTGATGACCGGTTTCGAAGGCACGACATTATCCATAGACACGCTGCCGATAGCTTTTTACAGTGGCTTATGGGCATACGATGGATG GACGGCTACAACTGTGGTGTCCGAAGAAATCAAGAATCCTCAAAG GAACATACTGCTCAGTATTCTTCTGGCGGTACCGTTTGTTACCATGATTTATGTTCTGATGAACGTGTCGTACTTAACAGTCCTGTCGGTCGCAGAAATGACTTCAGTCCAGGCGGTAGCAGTT gaaTTCGGAACTCGAGCACTGGgaagttttagttttattattccaCTCGGTGTAGCAATGGCAACATTTGGTTGTGCGCTCAGTGTCCAATTTGGAATAACCAG ATTGTGTTTCGCCGCGAGTAGAGAAGGTCAAATGTTGGAAGTTTTCTCTTACGTGAGCGTAAAAAAGCTAACGCCCGCTCCCGCTGTAGTTTTACAG GGCTTGCTCACGTTAATTTGTCTATTATGTGGAGACATTGTGGTGTTAATAGAGTTCGCTAGCTTCTTAGTGTGGATGTTCTACGGTATCTCCATGGCAGCATTAATAGTGATGCGTTATACCAAAAGAGACGTTAAACGTCCATTCAAA GTGCCAATTGTAATTCCGATATTCGTGCTCATTGTGTCTACCGTTTTATTCATCACGCCCATACTCAGCGATCCCAAGCCACAGTTCCTCATTGGTCTTGTGTTCATTCTGTCAGCGTTTTTGATATACATTCCATTTGTTTACCTGAAAAAGAGATTATCGATAGTcg atGACTTCACTAAGTTCATTCAATACTTAATGGTTGTCGTGCCACCGGAGAAAGATGAAGGGGAGGCCGAGGAAAATCATACCGTGGAAGGCGACGAGGGTGAAACTGAGGCTCCCATGATTGCCGCGGTGGTGTGA